In Paenibacillus sp. JQZ6Y-1, the following proteins share a genomic window:
- a CDS encoding ABC transporter ATP-binding protein, with product MLRRFFAYYKPYRGLFMIDFGCAVIAGLLELAFPIAVQRVIDDLLPSGNWQVILWACAGLLGIFLVSSILQYIVTYWGHKLGINIETDMRKKLFDHIQRLPFRFFDNAKTGHLVSRMTSDLMDIGEIAHHGPEDLFIAVMTLIGAFALMASLNLELAILTFIVIPLMIYLSIFFGRKMSRAFSKMFGDIANFNARVENNVSGMRVVQAFANEDHEIAQFAVDNGSFRRTKLIAYRIMAWNSSISYILMKFVSLFVLVCGTWFVLERGMTYGDFVAFVLLSNVFLTPIKQLNSVIETYPKGIAGFRRYEELLQTDTEIHDLPGAQPAPPLRGQISYRGVSFGYEGKDDILTNINLDIREGETVALVGPSGAGKTTLCSLLPRFYDIREGEISIDGLNIQQMTISSLRTQIGIVQQDVFLFDGTIRDNIAYGKLDATDEEIWQAARRAQLETLIQSYPEGMDTIIGERGVKLSGGQKQRLSIARMFLKNPPILILDEATSALDTETEAAIQQSLNELSVGRTTLIIAHRLATIKNADRIIVVTKEGIAEQGAHDELIQAGGAYARLHAAQFGA from the coding sequence ATGCTGCGTCGTTTTTTCGCTTATTACAAACCGTATCGTGGTTTGTTTATGATCGACTTTGGCTGTGCAGTCATCGCAGGGCTGTTGGAGCTGGCTTTTCCGATTGCTGTACAGCGGGTCATTGATGATTTGCTGCCGAGTGGCAATTGGCAGGTTATTTTGTGGGCGTGTGCTGGATTGCTCGGCATCTTCCTCGTGAGTTCAATTTTGCAATACATTGTTACATACTGGGGTCACAAGCTTGGAATTAACATCGAGACGGATATGCGGAAAAAGCTGTTTGATCACATTCAGCGATTGCCGTTCCGCTTTTTCGATAATGCAAAGACAGGGCATCTCGTATCGCGTATGACTAGCGATCTGATGGATATTGGGGAGATTGCCCACCACGGACCAGAGGATCTGTTCATCGCGGTGATGACGCTGATCGGGGCATTTGCGTTGATGGCGAGTCTGAATCTGGAGCTGGCGATTCTGACCTTTATCGTCATTCCGCTTATGATCTATCTGTCGATCTTTTTCGGTCGTAAAATGTCGCGCGCCTTCAGCAAAATGTTTGGCGATATTGCTAACTTCAATGCGCGCGTCGAGAATAACGTGAGCGGTATGCGTGTGGTACAGGCATTTGCTAACGAAGATCATGAGATCGCTCAATTTGCTGTAGACAATGGTAGCTTCCGTCGCACGAAGCTGATTGCGTACCGTATTATGGCATGGAACTCGTCGATCAGTTATATTTTGATGAAATTTGTATCGTTGTTTGTGTTGGTGTGTGGGACATGGTTCGTATTGGAGCGCGGCATGACATACGGTGACTTTGTTGCCTTCGTCCTACTATCCAATGTGTTCCTGACACCGATCAAGCAACTGAACTCGGTAATTGAGACGTATCCGAAAGGAATCGCAGGGTTCCGTCGTTACGAGGAATTGCTGCAAACCGATACCGAGATTCACGATCTGCCGGGTGCTCAGCCTGCGCCGCCACTGCGCGGACAGATTAGCTATCGTGGTGTGAGCTTCGGTTACGAGGGCAAGGATGATATTTTGACCAATATTAATCTGGATATTCGCGAAGGCGAAACGGTAGCACTGGTCGGTCCATCCGGCGCTGGGAAAACGACGCTATGCAGTTTGCTACCGCGCTTCTACGATATTCGTGAAGGCGAAATTTCGATTGATGGTCTCAATATCCAACAGATGACCATTTCATCGCTACGTACCCAGATTGGTATCGTACAACAGGATGTGTTCCTGTTCGATGGTACCATCCGCGACAATATCGCCTACGGCAAGCTGGATGCGACCGATGAGGAGATTTGGCAGGCAGCGCGTCGTGCTCAATTGGAGACATTGATCCAATCGTATCCAGAAGGCATGGATACAATCATCGGAGAGCGCGGTGTGAAACTGTCTGGTGGACAAAAGCAGCGTCTGTCGATCGCCCGCATGTTCCTGAAAAATCCGCCGATCCTCATTTTGGACGAAGCTACATCGGCGTTGGATACCGAAACGGAAGCAGCAATCCAGCAATCGCTGAACGAGCTGTCCGTCGGTCGCACAACGCTGATTATCGCTCACCGTCTGGCAACAATCAAAAACGCTGACCGTATCATCGTTGTGACCAAAGAAGGCATCGCCGAGCAAGGCGCACACGATGAGCTGATCCAAGCTGGCGGCGCATATGCCCGTCTGCATGCTGCTCAATTTGGTGCGTAA
- a CDS encoding sigma-70 family RNA polymerase sigma factor, whose product MEQQHLQTCLTRMKQGDKEAFRQWYNEYGAYIYRTIRLLVNRPEDAADVASEVYMAVFRSLHQYDMNKPFIKWLNGIIVAQSSNWKRRLWRRFRLNQRHQEQHSLVPHQSPSAEDTSEQRERYDELLRLVEQLPFKARSVIILRYYHEYSFQEIADTLGIPLGTAKSRHHHALERLRQQHQQGEQLSFYSEQKGESL is encoded by the coding sequence ATGGAACAACAGCATTTACAAACATGCCTGACACGAATGAAGCAAGGCGATAAAGAAGCGTTTCGCCAGTGGTACAACGAATACGGAGCGTACATATATCGAACGATTCGATTGTTGGTGAATCGACCGGAGGATGCGGCAGATGTGGCAAGTGAGGTCTATATGGCGGTATTCCGTTCTCTGCATCAATACGATATGAACAAGCCTTTTATCAAATGGTTAAATGGAATCATCGTGGCGCAGTCGTCCAATTGGAAGCGCCGTTTGTGGCGAAGATTCCGATTGAATCAACGGCATCAGGAGCAGCATAGCCTAGTACCCCATCAATCTCCAAGCGCTGAGGACACATCCGAGCAACGCGAACGATACGATGAATTATTACGCCTTGTTGAACAATTGCCGTTCAAAGCACGCAGTGTTATTATCTTGCGCTATTATCATGAATACTCGTTTCAAGAAATTGCCGATACCTTGGGTATTCCACTCGGCACTGCCAAATCTAGACACCATCATGCGCTGGAGCGTTTACGCCAACAGCATCAACAAGGGGAACAGCTATCCTTTTACAGTGAACAGAAAGGAGAATCCTTATGA
- a CDS encoding dipeptidase, with protein MYIMDLHCDALYKLAEAQGKLSYSDAPELETNAARLQEGQVRMQGFAIFVDPALPDPLRFQNCLDQVHYFYEEVLDKHPQMVHITQWQQIAQLQPGQIGALLTLEGVDPIGNDLKKMNILYRLGVRSVGLTWNFANLAADGALEERGAGLTAFGHELVQFYNKHQILTDVSHLCERSFWDVLEVADYPFASHSNARAILDHPRNLTDEQATAMFKRNAMIHVVYCPYFIKEGEQVTVTDLLRHIDHFCSLGGVKHIGLGSDFDGISEHVQGLEHAGKSQHVINELLKHYSEEQVRGFAHENFIQHLPK; from the coding sequence ATGTATATTATGGATCTACATTGCGATGCGTTATATAAGCTGGCGGAAGCGCAGGGCAAGCTTAGCTACAGCGATGCGCCAGAGCTGGAAACGAATGCCGCTCGGCTACAGGAGGGACAGGTGCGCATGCAGGGCTTTGCTATTTTCGTAGACCCCGCCCTACCTGATCCGCTGCGGTTCCAAAATTGTCTGGATCAGGTGCACTACTTTTACGAGGAAGTGCTGGATAAGCATCCGCAGATGGTACATATTACACAATGGCAGCAGATTGCCCAGTTGCAGCCCGGACAGATCGGTGCATTGCTGACACTAGAAGGCGTCGATCCCATCGGCAATGATCTGAAAAAGATGAACATTCTGTATCGACTTGGTGTGCGTTCGGTGGGATTGACATGGAACTTTGCCAATCTAGCGGCAGACGGAGCGTTAGAGGAGCGCGGAGCAGGTCTAACAGCGTTTGGACATGAGCTGGTGCAATTCTATAACAAGCATCAGATATTGACGGATGTTAGCCATCTATGTGAGCGCTCGTTCTGGGATGTGTTGGAGGTGGCGGATTATCCGTTTGCTTCACACTCCAATGCACGTGCCATTTTGGATCATCCACGCAATCTGACAGATGAGCAGGCAACAGCGATGTTTAAACGGAATGCGATGATTCATGTGGTGTATTGTCCGTATTTTATCAAAGAAGGCGAGCAGGTCACTGTGACAGATCTGCTGCGGCATATCGATCACTTCTGCTCCTTGGGCGGTGTAAAGCATATTGGGCTAGGGTCAGACTTTGATGGAATTAGCGAGCATGTACAGGGTCTGGAACATGCGGGCAAATCGCAACATGTGATCAATGAGCTGCTCAAGCATTACAGCGAGGAGCAAGTACGCGGGTTTGCGCATGAGAATTTTATTCAGCATTTGCCTAAGTGA
- a CDS encoding DUF3139 domain-containing protein has protein sequence MKKRWWTLLLLTGIATLIVISITIKIKHLKQDLMNYLIHDQHYTAADIYSIDTKISKLPTFPMYVVFRDEPNRIYTYTDRGVGQWTQLFPNEDVIHRGGQFKHWEHSDDQSD, from the coding sequence ATGAAAAAGCGCTGGTGGACACTACTCCTGCTAACAGGCATCGCAACCCTAATCGTGATAAGTATAACTATCAAAATCAAGCATCTAAAGCAAGACCTGATGAATTATCTTATCCATGACCAGCATTATACCGCAGCCGATATTTATAGTATCGACACCAAAATCAGCAAGCTCCCTACGTTTCCCATGTATGTCGTTTTTCGTGACGAGCCTAATCGAATCTATACCTACACCGATCGTGGCGTCGGGCAATGGACGCAATTGTTTCCCAATGAAGATGTAATACATAGAGGCGGACAGTTCAAGCATTGGGAACATTCAGATGATCAATCAGACTGA
- a CDS encoding cation diffusion facilitator family transporter → MSQQPPKESLLQLIKKGNTSSAVAMIGNAVIAICKGVAFAFSGSGAIFASAMHSLADAVNQGFVFVGSVLSEKKPTPRFPNGFGRVINIFCMIAVIVVTIMAYETIHEGIHLLQHPAASGSGVWLNIVVLIINILVDGLILIKAMKEIIHESRAPEAHGFGIVSSAFRNVGRAAPPTRLVFYEDIVAVLGATLALISVIVIALTNFALLDGIVTLMIGCLMIAVAFRVGYDNMIGLIGVSAPKDVEDKVTQTIFADEQVADIQMLRIVQEGRYYHVDGVIELKQGLTLADADDIKLRVQQALLTNPDIADAALSIIEDDRVQTWKDSDADLDRV, encoded by the coding sequence ATGTCCCAGCAACCACCAAAAGAATCTCTGCTACAACTGATCAAAAAAGGAAATACCTCATCCGCGGTTGCCATGATCGGCAATGCAGTTATTGCCATCTGCAAAGGCGTTGCGTTTGCCTTTAGTGGCAGCGGCGCAATATTCGCGTCAGCGATGCACTCATTAGCAGACGCGGTCAATCAGGGCTTTGTCTTTGTTGGCAGTGTCTTGTCCGAAAAGAAGCCAACCCCCCGCTTTCCCAACGGCTTCGGACGGGTTATTAATATTTTCTGCATGATTGCGGTCATTGTCGTCACGATTATGGCGTACGAAACGATCCACGAAGGTATTCATCTGCTTCAACATCCCGCAGCGAGCGGTAGTGGTGTATGGCTGAACATTGTTGTGCTGATCATTAATATTCTGGTGGATGGACTTATTCTGATCAAAGCAATGAAGGAGATTATTCACGAGTCGCGCGCACCGGAAGCGCACGGCTTTGGTATTGTAAGCAGTGCGTTCCGCAATGTCGGACGCGCAGCACCTCCGACACGTCTTGTCTTTTACGAGGATATTGTGGCGGTACTAGGCGCAACACTGGCGCTCATATCAGTCATTGTCATTGCATTGACCAACTTTGCACTGTTAGACGGTATCGTCACGCTGATGATTGGCTGTCTGATGATCGCTGTTGCCTTCCGAGTCGGTTATGACAATATGATTGGCTTAATCGGTGTCTCTGCGCCAAAGGATGTAGAGGATAAAGTGACACAGACGATCTTTGCCGATGAACAGGTCGCGGATATTCAAATGCTGCGTATCGTCCAAGAAGGTCGGTATTATCATGTAGATGGTGTGATTGAGCTGAAGCAGGGCTTAACACTAGCAGATGCGGATGATATCAAATTGCGCGTACAGCAAGCGCTGCTCACCAATCCTGATATTGCTGACGCAGCGCTCAGCATCATCGAGGATGATCGGGTTCAAACATGGAAAGACAGTGATGCCGATCTGGATCGCGTATAA